One stretch of Anolis carolinensis isolate JA03-04 chromosome 3, rAnoCar3.1.pri, whole genome shotgun sequence DNA includes these proteins:
- the fam3b gene encoding protein FAM3B isoform X1 yields MQRCHRLSRHRDFIKLGGFIIASFCAWYLGSLLAYIIPEDSIMTTYDNLQNLAKKPKIVVPSPKRHKCDQWSPCPSQSYAYRILSGGGKEKFAKICFEDELIISEEKENVGRGINIAVVNYDTGKVFAAKYFDMWEGEFSGPMTDFIRKAPLRSLLLMVTHDDGSSRLKEDGKKAIAELGSKEIRNLKFRSSWVFIAGKGFKLPENIENEKINHSDMNKNRYSGWPAEIQIEGCIPKNMTN; encoded by the exons ATGCAACGCTGCCATCGTCTCTCCCGACACAGAG ATTTTATAAAGTTGGGAGGATTTATCATTGCATCTTTCTGTGCCTGGTACTTGGGGTCTCTTTTAGCATATATAATACCTGAAGACTCAATAATGACAACTTACGACAATCTTCAGAACCTTGCCAAAAAACCAAAAATTGTGG TTCCATCCCCTAAAAGACACAAATGTGACCAGTGGTCTCCATGTCCGTCTCAAAGCTATGCTTATCGCATACTCAGTGGTGGGGGCAAGGAAAAGTTTGCTAAAATTTGTTTTGAAGATGAACT GATCATAAGTGAAGAAAAAGAGAATGTTGGAAGAGGAATAAATATTGCAGTTGTAAACT atGACACTGGAAAGGTTTTTGCTGCAAAATATTTTGACATGTGGGAAGGGG AATTCTCTGGACCAATGACTGATTTCATCAGAAAGGCCCCCTTGAGGTCACTGCTCCTGATGGTAACCCATGATGATGGAAGTAGCAG GTTAAAGGAGGATGGGAAAAAGGCAATTGCTGAACTAGGAAGTAAAGAAATACGAAATTTGAAATTTAGATCAAGTTGGGTTTTCATAGCAGGAAAAGGTTTTAAGCTGCCAGAAAATATAGAAAATGAAAAG ATCAACCATTCTGACATGAATAAGAACCGATACAGTGGCTGGCCAGCTGAAATCCAGATAGAAGGCTGTATTCCAAAGAACATGACAAACTGA
- the fam3b gene encoding protein FAM3B isoform X2, producing the protein MRAGCNNFIKLGGFIIASFCAWYLGSLLAYIIPEDSIMTTYDNLQNLAKKPKIVVPSPKRHKCDQWSPCPSQSYAYRILSGGGKEKFAKICFEDELIISEEKENVGRGINIAVVNYDTGKVFAAKYFDMWEGEFSGPMTDFIRKAPLRSLLLMVTHDDGSSRLKEDGKKAIAELGSKEIRNLKFRSSWVFIAGKGFKLPENIENEKINHSDMNKNRYSGWPAEIQIEGCIPKNMTN; encoded by the exons ATGCGGGCCGGCTGCAACA ATTTTATAAAGTTGGGAGGATTTATCATTGCATCTTTCTGTGCCTGGTACTTGGGGTCTCTTTTAGCATATATAATACCTGAAGACTCAATAATGACAACTTACGACAATCTTCAGAACCTTGCCAAAAAACCAAAAATTGTGG TTCCATCCCCTAAAAGACACAAATGTGACCAGTGGTCTCCATGTCCGTCTCAAAGCTATGCTTATCGCATACTCAGTGGTGGGGGCAAGGAAAAGTTTGCTAAAATTTGTTTTGAAGATGAACT GATCATAAGTGAAGAAAAAGAGAATGTTGGAAGAGGAATAAATATTGCAGTTGTAAACT atGACACTGGAAAGGTTTTTGCTGCAAAATATTTTGACATGTGGGAAGGGG AATTCTCTGGACCAATGACTGATTTCATCAGAAAGGCCCCCTTGAGGTCACTGCTCCTGATGGTAACCCATGATGATGGAAGTAGCAG GTTAAAGGAGGATGGGAAAAAGGCAATTGCTGAACTAGGAAGTAAAGAAATACGAAATTTGAAATTTAGATCAAGTTGGGTTTTCATAGCAGGAAAAGGTTTTAAGCTGCCAGAAAATATAGAAAATGAAAAG ATCAACCATTCTGACATGAATAAGAACCGATACAGTGGCTGGCCAGCTGAAATCCAGATAGAAGGCTGTATTCCAAAGAACATGACAAACTGA